CGTCCTCGGGGCGCGCCCGCTGGAGCTGGCCTGGCCGATCGTGACCAAGCGCGGTCATCTGCTCGGCACCGGCCAGGACCAGACCGCGCCGGTCTCGCAGCGCCTGCCGGATGCCGCCTACGCCGCCCACGGCAACTACGGCATCTCCTACGAGCTGGCCCTGCCCCTGCGCAACGACAGTGACCGGACCCGCCGGGTCGAGCTGCTGCTGGACAGCCCCAAGCCCACCCCCGGCATGCCGCTGGCCTTTTCCGGTCCGGTCGAGCTGAGCTGGCAGGACGCCGCGGGCAAGACCCATCGCCAGGTCACGCGGCTCAACCTGCGGCCCGAATCGAGCGGGCGCATCGGCAGCCTGGAGTTGCCCCCCGGGGCGACGTTGAATGCCCGCGTGCGGATCGTCTACCCCGGGGATGCCACGCCACCGCAGATCCTGCGCCTGCGCGTGCCCTGAGCGGGTCGCCTCAGCGCGCCTTGGCCATGCCGTCGATCAGCATGTCCATGTCCTCGGCGACCTTCAGACCGAAGACCCCCTTGGGCAACTGAACCCCGTAGTCCGTCACCTTGAGCTTGAATTGCGAGGTGACGTGAACCCAGTCTCCCGCCCGGTAGCTCGCATCTTGCTGCGGCAGCAGGGTCAGTTCCACCGGCACGGTGATTTTCTTCGTCACGCCGTGGATGGTCATGCTGCCCGTCGCCATACCGGTGACGGGCTTGTCGGCAGGCAGCCGATTGCCGGGAACCCGAATCCCGTCGAAGGCAAACACGGCTTTGGGAAACTTCTCCGTTTCAAGCGCGCCGCGCATGTGCTCGTTGCGCAGGCTGATGCCCGTGTCCAGACTCGGCAAGTCGACGATCACCTTGCCTGAGGCTTTGGCTGGATTGCTGGGATCGATTTGCGCTTCACCTTCGAATTTGGCGGTCCGGCCGACAAATTTGACGATGGCCGCCTTCGAGGTGAAGCTGACCTCGTTGACGCTGTGCATATCCTGTTCGACCACATAGCTGCGCGTGGCGGCCATGGCCGGGGTGGCCGTCAGCAGCAGTGCGCCCAGGGTGGCTGCCAGGTAGGGGCGAATTGACATGGGGGATTGACCTCCTGAATGCAGCGGGACCGGGACGGTGCTCGCGGATGGGATGACCCATAATGTTCTACGTAGAACAAAATAGTCAAGGGGGGAGCTCGCTCTGACGTCACGGCCGTGGCGCGCGAGGCCCTTCTTTGCCCCGGCCAGTCCGAATGCCAGGGAGCGTCGCGTCGGCGCGGCGTTTGCCGCCCGGCTCGTGCGGGTAAGCACCCAGCGGTAGGGGGTCCCCGGCTTCTGGAAGTGGTGCTCTTGTCTGCCTCCGCTCGCACGCTCACACTCGCGTTCCTCGCCTGCAGCTTGCCCCTCTCGCTGGCGGCCCCTCCCGCCGTGGCCGAGACGCCGGCGCCCCCGCGCCAGCTGGCCCCGGCGGCGCTGACCGTCGCGACCACCAGCCTGGTATTCGGGGGCGGCCTGATCGGGTTTTACGTCCTGACCACGCTGCCGCCGCCCGGTGTGCTGCTCCATCCGGCCATCCTGCTGGCCCCGCCGCTGGCCTTTCCCTTCAGTTTGGCCTCCGGTCACCTGGTCGCGGGAGACACCTCGCGAGGCCTCGGGCTGGGGGCGCTGGGCTATCCGGTGGCGGCCGGTGGGACCTGGTTGGGGGCTCAACTGGCCTCCTTGATCGTGTTCGGGCGCCCGGCCGACGGCCCCGAGACGCCCGCCCTGTACGGGGGGTTGCTGGGGGGCGTGGCGGCCGTGACCGGCTATACCTGGTGGGTCGCCCAGGACGCCAATCAGGCTCCCCGTCGGGTGGCCTTGCAGCGCCTCGAAGAGCAGAATCACGCGCCGTGAGGCT
This region of Candidatus Sericytochromatia bacterium genomic DNA includes:
- a CDS encoding YceI family protein; the protein is MSIRPYLAATLGALLLTATPAMAATRSYVVEQDMHSVNEVSFTSKAAIVKFVGRTAKFEGEAQIDPSNPAKASGKVIVDLPSLDTGISLRNEHMRGALETEKFPKAVFAFDGIRVPGNRLPADKPVTGMATGSMTIHGVTKKITVPVELTLLPQQDASYRAGDWVHVTSQFKLKVTDYGVQLPKGVFGLKVAEDMDMLIDGMAKAR